From one Erythrobacter sp. HKB08 genomic stretch:
- a CDS encoding hydroxymethylglutaryl-CoA lyase → MYTDHADRIELVEVGPRDGLQNEPETVETGTKLTLIDRMIGYGARRLEVASFVHPKRVPQMADAEAVIAGLPDREDVTYIGLTLNKRGVMRALATREGGNRGIDQVGCVLVASDTFGQKNQGQTIEQGIAENRDMIRFAKAEGMRAQVTISAAFGCPFEGEVKPETVLAIAEEMAAEEPDEIALADTIGVGTPAQVTELFGRLGELLGGKIPMRCHFHNTRGTGIANAWAAYQSGVRVFDASLGGLGGCPFAPKATGNIATEDLIYLMDQSGIDSGVDLDAAIATNHWFAERLGRELPSLVARAA, encoded by the coding sequence ATGTATACAGACCACGCGGATAGAATCGAACTGGTAGAAGTAGGCCCGCGTGACGGCCTGCAGAACGAGCCCGAAACGGTCGAGACCGGCACCAAGCTCACCTTGATCGACCGCATGATCGGCTACGGCGCGCGCAGGCTCGAAGTTGCGAGTTTCGTGCATCCCAAGCGTGTCCCGCAAATGGCGGATGCGGAGGCCGTCATCGCCGGCCTGCCCGACCGTGAGGACGTTACCTACATCGGCCTGACCCTCAACAAGCGCGGCGTCATGCGCGCGCTCGCAACGCGTGAAGGCGGCAATAGAGGTATCGACCAGGTCGGCTGCGTGCTCGTCGCGAGCGATACATTCGGCCAGAAGAACCAGGGCCAGACGATCGAGCAGGGCATCGCCGAGAACCGCGACATGATCCGTTTCGCCAAGGCGGAAGGTATGCGCGCGCAAGTTACCATCAGCGCGGCCTTCGGGTGCCCGTTCGAGGGCGAGGTCAAACCCGAAACCGTCCTCGCGATCGCGGAGGAAATGGCAGCGGAGGAGCCGGACGAAATCGCCCTCGCCGACACGATCGGCGTCGGCACTCCTGCACAGGTGACCGAGCTATTCGGCAGGCTCGGCGAATTGCTCGGCGGCAAGATCCCGATGCGCTGTCATTTCCACAATACCCGCGGCACCGGAATCGCGAATGCATGGGCAGCCTACCAATCGGGCGTGCGCGTTTTCGACGCATCGCTCGGCGGGCTCGGCGGCTGCCCCTTCGCGCCCAAGGCGACCGGCAATATCGCGACCGAAGACCTCATTTACCTGATGGACCAGTCCGGGATCGACAGCGGCGTCGATCTCGACGCGG
- a CDS encoding TonB-dependent receptor — MRNLKFHLAAGVALSAVLQANPVMAQDAEAATEGSSQNTPIIVTARRQNEQLQDVPASVSVITADALAKTGADNAEDFVQLTPGVTIVTGTAEAGDTQINIRGINGARDAESSIALVVDGILKTNTAQLNQPQGTLRQVEVLKGPQGALYGRNAAAGAIVLSTLRPSDYFEGAAKFSYANEDTIEATAHVAGPIGDNLGFVLSGYYRTTDGFFENIFTNSKTVDDQEVWSVDGRLIAELGDATELDVKARYSQLRGASINFNASFHLPQFAAFNPAFYEDVNDHEFRYYNNIDPSNDQDSFDVSAKIEHDFDSVTLTAWALYSDVDQSLVADGTSADFARYIPFPAPTQTAADVAGACFASTAALTGFPVNQPGFIGPTPVPFLFDPATGSTFGPYSPSTCDGTQFQSREQTDISGEIRIASNGSGPLSWQLGLYYLNIDRETGVSLGADTGGAVIPQLYNAPGTSNPTSLLLADKFDTDVYAAFGNIEYEMGDLTAGLALRYDIEDRSTSSLVPNVLDPITGGPINPGQLFGTLDPASATYKQLQPKLSLSWQPNPDLNVYANWGIGFKSGGFNNQGSSAIIDTFYGDGVTPGTIDAGVTIFDQYDKEVSSAFEVGLKGNVANGRITFDLAGYYTEIDDMQFFEFFVGSFGLLRVVSNIDEVEVMGAELNVTGEVVDGWKLYGSFNVTDSEIKANSSRPYTVGNKSPYTADYTINLGTEIDTPLSDGVDLIVRGDYRITGPTWFHSVQDQERPTIFTALIPISQVNFLPAEFGNARYDVARRDTYGVLNVRAGLEIGNLSIFAFGENVLGEEYIAEAIPAIEFGGSFISPGARSLYGVEVGFKF; from the coding sequence ATGCGCAATCTGAAGTTCCATCTCGCCGCTGGGGTCGCTCTTAGTGCGGTGCTTCAAGCCAACCCCGTCATGGCGCAGGACGCCGAAGCGGCGACGGAAGGCTCTTCGCAGAATACTCCGATCATCGTGACCGCGCGTCGCCAGAACGAGCAGCTGCAGGATGTGCCTGCATCGGTCTCGGTCATCACGGCAGATGCGCTTGCAAAGACCGGCGCGGACAATGCGGAAGATTTCGTCCAGCTGACCCCGGGCGTGACCATCGTCACCGGAACGGCGGAAGCGGGCGATACACAGATCAACATTCGCGGCATCAACGGTGCGCGCGATGCGGAAAGCTCGATCGCGCTCGTGGTCGACGGCATTCTCAAGACGAACACTGCGCAGCTCAACCAGCCACAGGGCACGCTGCGGCAGGTCGAAGTGCTTAAAGGCCCGCAAGGCGCTCTCTATGGTCGCAACGCTGCTGCCGGCGCCATCGTCCTGTCGACGCTGAGGCCGTCGGACTATTTCGAAGGCGCGGCCAAGTTCTCCTACGCCAATGAAGACACGATCGAAGCGACCGCGCATGTCGCGGGCCCCATCGGTGACAATCTCGGCTTCGTCCTTTCGGGTTACTATCGCACCACCGACGGCTTCTTCGAAAACATCTTCACCAACAGCAAGACGGTAGACGACCAGGAAGTCTGGTCGGTCGACGGTCGCCTGATCGCCGAACTGGGCGATGCGACCGAGCTGGACGTGAAAGCGCGCTATTCGCAGCTGCGCGGCGCTTCGATCAACTTCAACGCCTCGTTCCACCTGCCGCAATTCGCAGCGTTCAATCCCGCCTTCTACGAGGACGTGAACGACCACGAATTCCGCTATTACAACAATATCGATCCGTCGAACGACCAGGACAGCTTCGATGTCTCGGCCAAGATCGAGCACGATTTCGACAGCGTCACGCTGACCGCCTGGGCGCTTTATTCCGATGTCGACCAGAGCCTCGTCGCGGACGGCACCTCGGCGGACTTTGCGCGCTACATTCCGTTCCCGGCTCCGACCCAGACGGCAGCGGACGTGGCCGGCGCATGTTTCGCATCGACTGCTGCGCTCACCGGCTTCCCGGTCAACCAGCCCGGCTTTATCGGTCCGACCCCGGTGCCGTTCCTGTTCGATCCGGCGACCGGCTCGACCTTCGGCCCCTACAGCCCGTCGACCTGCGACGGTACGCAGTTCCAGTCGCGCGAGCAGACCGATATCAGCGGCGAAATCCGCATCGCGTCGAACGGCAGCGGACCGCTCAGCTGGCAGCTCGGCCTCTATTACCTGAATATCGACCGTGAGACGGGCGTCAGCCTCGGTGCAGACACGGGCGGGGCGGTCATTCCGCAGCTCTACAACGCGCCTGGCACGTCGAACCCGACCTCGCTGCTGCTGGCCGACAAGTTCGATACGGATGTCTATGCGGCGTTCGGCAATATCGAGTACGAGATGGGCGACCTCACCGCAGGTCTCGCGCTGCGCTACGATATCGAGGATCGCAGCACGAGCTCGCTGGTTCCCAACGTGCTCGACCCGATCACCGGCGGGCCGATCAACCCGGGCCAGCTGTTCGGCACGCTCGATCCGGCCAGCGCGACCTACAAGCAGCTGCAGCCCAAGCTCAGCCTCAGCTGGCAGCCGAACCCCGACCTCAACGTCTATGCCAACTGGGGCATCGGCTTCAAATCGGGCGGCTTCAACAACCAGGGCTCCTCGGCGATCATCGACACCTTCTACGGTGACGGCGTGACCCCGGGCACGATCGATGCCGGAGTGACGATCTTCGACCAGTACGACAAGGAGGTGTCGAGCGCCTTCGAAGTTGGCCTGAAGGGCAATGTCGCCAATGGCCGCATCACCTTCGATCTGGCCGGTTACTACACCGAGATCGACGACATGCAGTTCTTCGAATTCTTCGTCGGCAGCTTCGGCCTGCTGCGCGTGGTTTCGAACATCGACGAGGTCGAGGTCATGGGCGCCGAGCTCAACGTGACCGGCGAGGTCGTCGATGGCTGGAAGCTCTACGGCTCGTTCAACGTCACCGACAGCGAGATCAAGGCGAACAGCTCGCGGCCTTACACGGTCGGCAACAAATCGCCTTACACCGCCGACTACACGATCAACCTCGGCACCGAGATCGACACTCCGCTCAGCGACGGCGTCGACCTGATCGTCCGCGGCGACTATCGCATCACCGGCCCGACCTGGTTCCACTCGGTGCAGGACCAGGAGCGTCCGACGATCTTCACCGCGCTCATTCCGATTTCGCAGGTCAATTTCCTGCCGGCCGAATTCGGCAATGCGCGCTACGATGTCGCGCGGCGCGATACCTACGGCGTGCTCAACGTGCGCGCCGGGCTGGAGATCGGCAACTTGAGCATCTTCGCCTTCGGCGAGAATGTGCTGGGCGAGGAATACATCGCAGAGGCGATCCCCGCGATCGAGTTCGGCGGTTCGTTCATCTCGCCGGGCGCACGCAGCCTCTACGGCGTCGAGGTCGGTTTCAAGTTCTAG
- the otsA gene encoding alpha,alpha-trehalose-phosphate synthase (UDP-forming), whose amino-acid sequence MSRLVVISNRVAVPKARGAAGAQGGLAGALNSALKKFGGVWFGWSGQQSEGGTGNINLQRSDGVTTATIDLSSRDIDEYYNGYANSTLWPLFHYRIDLAEYEREFGKGYERVNERFAESVAPLVEDDDLVWVHDYHLLPLGERLRSRGMKNRIGFFLHTPWPPTNLFVSLPYHERLVRTMLEYDLIGFQTRTWLESFLHYCGKELGAEVDDETGRIEFEGRVTHARAYPIGIDWDHLQSQMDTGEARQAGQRLLSSTRHRTAMIGVDRLDYSKGLPERLDGIGRFFDQNPDRVRDLVFIQIAPPSREDVESYQKIRTTLEQKTGQINGARSEVDIVPIRYVNKGHSLAELCGFYRAAKIGLVTPLRDGMNLVAKEYVAAQDPEDPGVLILSRFAGAAEQLTEALLVNPHSRDDISHAIRTALDMPLEERKRRYEALIKTVRDDNVQQWTEEFTRDLAGAG is encoded by the coding sequence ATGAGCCGTCTCGTCGTCATCTCGAACCGCGTCGCCGTGCCCAAGGCCAGAGGCGCTGCCGGTGCGCAGGGCGGACTGGCGGGCGCGCTCAATTCCGCGCTCAAGAAATTCGGCGGCGTATGGTTCGGCTGGTCCGGCCAGCAGAGCGAAGGCGGCACTGGCAATATCAACCTGCAGCGCAGCGACGGCGTGACCACCGCGACGATCGACCTGTCGAGCCGCGACATCGACGAATATTACAACGGCTACGCCAATTCGACGCTCTGGCCGCTGTTCCATTACCGGATCGACCTTGCCGAATACGAACGCGAGTTCGGCAAGGGCTATGAGCGCGTGAACGAACGTTTCGCCGAGAGCGTCGCGCCGCTGGTCGAAGACGACGACCTCGTCTGGGTGCACGACTACCACCTGCTGCCGCTCGGTGAGCGCTTGCGCTCGCGCGGCATGAAGAACCGGATCGGCTTCTTCCTCCACACGCCGTGGCCGCCGACAAATCTGTTCGTATCGCTGCCCTATCACGAGCGGCTGGTCCGCACGATGCTCGAATACGACCTGATCGGTTTCCAGACGCGAACTTGGCTGGAAAGCTTCCTCCACTATTGCGGCAAGGAACTCGGCGCCGAAGTCGATGACGAGACCGGGCGCATCGAGTTCGAAGGGCGCGTCACCCATGCGCGCGCCTATCCGATCGGCATCGACTGGGACCACTTGCAGTCGCAGATGGACACGGGAGAGGCGCGGCAAGCGGGCCAGCGCCTGCTTTCGAGCACGCGCCACCGTACGGCGATGATCGGGGTCGACCGGCTCGACTATTCCAAGGGACTGCCCGAAAGGCTCGACGGCATCGGTCGCTTCTTTGACCAGAACCCCGACAGGGTGCGCGATCTCGTTTTCATCCAGATCGCACCGCCCAGCCGCGAGGATGTCGAGAGCTACCAGAAAATCCGCACGACGCTCGAACAGAAAACGGGCCAGATCAATGGCGCGCGCTCGGAAGTCGACATCGTGCCGATCCGCTACGTCAACAAGGGGCATTCGCTGGCCGAGCTGTGCGGCTTCTACCGCGCGGCGAAGATCGGCCTCGTCACGCCCTTGCGGGACGGCATGAACCTCGTCGCGAAGGAATATGTGGCGGCGCAGGACCCCGAAGACCCGGGCGTCCTCATCCTGTCGCGCTTTGCCGGTGCTGCCGAGCAACTGACCGAGGCGCTGCTGGTCAATCCGCACAGCCGTGACGATATCAGCCACGCGATCAGGACAGCGCTCGACATGCCGCTCGAAGAGCGCAAGCGCCGCTATGAAGCGCTGATCAAGACGGTGCGCGACGACAACGTCCAGCAGTGGACTGAGGAATTCACGCGCGACCTCGCCGGAGCCGGCTAG
- a CDS encoding glycoside hydrolase family 15 protein produces the protein MAESVSERQANLELWPIGNCQVSGLIDDAGGLVWGCVPRVDGDPVFCSLLNGAQQQAGVWRFELEGQVSATQRYERNTPILITRLEAEDGSAVEISDFCPRFERSGRMYRPVAFIRIVRPVAGTPRLKVTLRPMKNYGAQLADTTNGTNHIRYLIGPQAMRLSTDAPIGYLLENRSFRVEADMHFFLGPDEPFVGNVRSELRRMEAQTAKYWTHWVRGLHIPFEWQEEVIRCAITLKLCQHEETGAIVAALTTSIPEAPNSERNWDYRYCWIRDSYYTVQALNRLGALDVLEKYLAYLRNIIDAAQGGQIQPLYSVMGEGELNETTAAHLAGYRGMGPVRVGNAAYKQVQHDCYGQIVLPTVQSFLDSRLLRVADDHDFEGLEQVGEMAWKMHDQPDAGLWEFRTRQEVHTYSAVMCWAACDRLATTAHYLGKEDREEFWRERATAIAGKIEKEAWVENGEEGGHYGASFESDYLDASLLQMVELRFLSPDNPRFKSTFAAIEKVLRRGEHMLRYASEDDFGLPETAFNVCTFWLIEALHLAGRDEEACELFRTMLSHSTKSGLLSEDLDFETGELWGNFPQTYSLVGVINCAGLLSKPWSEIR, from the coding sequence ATGGCTGAATCTGTGAGCGAGCGGCAGGCAAACCTCGAGCTGTGGCCGATTGGCAATTGCCAGGTCAGCGGCCTGATAGACGATGCGGGCGGCCTGGTCTGGGGCTGCGTTCCACGCGTCGATGGCGATCCGGTGTTCTGCTCGCTCCTCAATGGCGCCCAGCAGCAGGCCGGCGTGTGGCGGTTCGAGCTCGAAGGGCAGGTCTCCGCCACGCAGCGATACGAACGCAACACGCCGATCCTTATTACCCGGCTCGAGGCGGAGGATGGGAGCGCGGTCGAAATCTCCGACTTCTGCCCGCGTTTCGAGCGTTCGGGCCGGATGTATCGCCCGGTGGCGTTCATTCGCATCGTCCGCCCTGTGGCCGGGACACCGCGCCTGAAGGTCACACTGCGACCGATGAAGAATTACGGTGCGCAGCTTGCCGATACGACCAATGGCACGAACCATATCCGCTACCTGATCGGACCGCAGGCCATGCGCCTCAGCACCGACGCGCCGATCGGCTATTTGCTGGAGAACCGCAGCTTCCGGGTCGAAGCGGATATGCATTTCTTCCTCGGTCCGGACGAACCGTTCGTCGGCAATGTCCGCTCAGAACTGCGCCGGATGGAAGCCCAGACCGCGAAATACTGGACCCATTGGGTTCGCGGTCTGCACATTCCGTTCGAGTGGCAGGAAGAGGTGATCCGCTGCGCGATCACGCTCAAGCTGTGCCAGCACGAGGAAACCGGCGCGATCGTCGCCGCGCTCACGACTTCCATTCCCGAGGCGCCCAATAGCGAGCGGAACTGGGACTATCGCTACTGCTGGATTCGCGATTCCTATTACACGGTGCAGGCGCTGAACCGTCTCGGCGCGCTCGACGTGCTGGAGAAGTATCTCGCTTACCTGCGCAATATCATCGACGCGGCGCAGGGTGGGCAGATCCAGCCCCTCTACTCGGTCATGGGCGAGGGCGAACTGAACGAGACGACTGCGGCGCACCTTGCCGGCTATCGCGGCATGGGCCCGGTGCGCGTGGGCAATGCCGCCTACAAGCAGGTGCAGCACGACTGCTACGGCCAGATCGTTTTGCCGACCGTGCAGAGCTTCCTCGATTCCCGCCTCCTGCGCGTCGCCGACGATCATGATTTCGAAGGTCTCGAGCAGGTCGGCGAGATGGCGTGGAAGATGCACGACCAGCCCGATGCCGGTCTGTGGGAATTCCGCACGCGGCAGGAAGTTCACACCTATTCCGCCGTAATGTGCTGGGCCGCCTGCGACCGGCTGGCGACGACCGCGCATTATCTCGGCAAGGAAGACCGCGAGGAGTTCTGGCGCGAACGGGCTACGGCGATCGCAGGGAAGATCGAGAAAGAAGCCTGGGTCGAGAATGGCGAGGAGGGCGGTCACTACGGTGCCAGCTTCGAGAGCGATTATCTCGACGCGAGCCTGCTGCAGATGGTCGAGCTGCGCTTCCTCTCGCCCGACAACCCGCGCTTCAAATCGACCTTCGCTGCGATCGAGAAGGTCCTTCGCCGGGGCGAGCACATGCTGCGCTATGCGAGCGAGGACGATTTCGGCCTGCCGGAAACCGCATTCAACGTCTGCACCTTCTGGCTGATCGAGGCGCTGCACCTTGCCGGCCGTGATGAAGAGGCGTGCGAGCTGTTCCGCACGATGCTGTCGCACTCGACCAAGTCGGGCCTGCTGTCGGAGGACCTCGATTTCGAAACCGGCGAGCTTTGGGGGAACTTCCCCCAGACCTACTCGCTCGTAGGAGTAATCAACTGCGCGGGGCTGCTGTCGAAACCGTGGAGCGAAATCCGCTAG
- the otsB gene encoding trehalose-phosphatase, whose product MADPRDLPPPPDFAALRESERVALFLDFDGTLVEIAPTPDSIAVPDDLSLRLEDLARRLDGRLAVVSGRSPEDLAGHTGRMAVAIAGSHGIARQRPDGSTLGNSAEGIPEELRGRIERIAGEVGADIERKTHGMAIHYRSAPHLGEQIIDASRDLAAETQFELKLGKCVVEFVRPGATKAGAVEAFMAEPEFSGSLPIFVGDDVTDEDGFRAASALGGFGIAVGERESEGARFHLSDVRDVYAWLNL is encoded by the coding sequence ATGGCCGATCCGCGCGACCTCCCACCGCCACCGGACTTCGCAGCGTTGCGGGAGAGCGAGCGCGTCGCCCTGTTCCTCGACTTCGACGGCACGCTGGTAGAGATCGCGCCGACCCCCGACAGCATCGCGGTGCCGGACGACCTGTCCCTACGGCTCGAAGATCTCGCGCGCAGGCTAGACGGGCGGCTCGCGGTCGTAAGCGGGCGTTCGCCGGAGGATCTCGCGGGCCATACCGGGCGCATGGCTGTCGCTATCGCCGGCTCGCATGGAATCGCCCGACAACGGCCCGATGGTTCGACGCTGGGCAACTCAGCCGAGGGAATACCCGAAGAGCTGCGCGGGCGTATCGAGCGCATTGCAGGAGAGGTCGGAGCGGATATCGAGCGCAAGACCCACGGCATGGCGATCCACTATCGCTCGGCCCCGCATCTCGGCGAGCAGATCATCGACGCAAGCCGCGACCTTGCAGCCGAAACGCAATTCGAACTGAAGCTCGGCAAATGCGTCGTCGAATTCGTCCGCCCCGGCGCGACGAAGGCAGGCGCGGTCGAGGCTTTCATGGCTGAGCCAGAATTCAGCGGCTCGCTCCCGATATTCGTCGGCGACGACGTGACTGACGAGGACGGCTTTCGCGCGGCAAGCGCACTTGGCGGTTTCGGGATCGCGGTCGGGGAACGGGAAAGCGAAGGGGCGCGTTTCCATCTGTCGGACGTAAGGGATGTTTATGCATGGCTGAATCTGTGA
- a CDS encoding GntR family transcriptional regulator, translating into MAKASDRAYDTIRAMILSGELSSGEQLSEEALAERCGVSRTPVRDALRRLEAELLVRKNESQRSFVADWSLSDVADAFELRAMLEGYAAKRAAERMDDRTLERLRACNSAIYTAIRGKNPDVAAFLEYNKQFHEIILEASGSRRLIRLLGSLIEQPVVWRTAQHYGRDAFNSSHSEHDDLLAAFARHDGAWAEAVMAGHIRRAYHAYADAHRGLPSIDKDAA; encoded by the coding sequence GTGGCCAAGGCCTCAGACAGAGCATACGACACCATTCGCGCGATGATCCTGTCGGGCGAGCTTTCTTCGGGCGAGCAACTGAGCGAAGAAGCATTGGCCGAGCGTTGCGGCGTATCGCGCACGCCAGTCCGTGATGCCCTTCGCCGACTCGAAGCCGAGCTGCTCGTGCGCAAGAACGAATCCCAGCGCAGTTTCGTCGCCGACTGGTCGCTCAGCGATGTCGCCGATGCATTCGAGCTGCGCGCCATGCTCGAAGGCTATGCCGCAAAGCGCGCGGCCGAGCGGATGGACGATCGCACCCTCGAACGCCTTCGCGCTTGTAATTCAGCTATTTACACGGCCATTCGCGGCAAGAACCCCGACGTCGCGGCGTTTCTCGAATACAACAAGCAATTCCACGAGATTATCCTCGAGGCTTCGGGTTCGCGGCGCCTGATCCGGCTGCTTGGATCGCTGATCGAACAGCCGGTCGTCTGGCGCACGGCGCAGCATTACGGGCGCGATGCGTTCAACAGTTCGCACAGCGAGCATGACGACCTGCTGGCGGCTTTCGCCCGCCATGACGGCGCCTGGGCCGAGGCGGTGATGGCCGGGCACATCCGCCGCGCCTATCACGCCTATGCCGATGCACATCGCGGCCTTCCTTCCATCGACAAGGATGCGGCCTGA
- a CDS encoding response regulator transcription factor yields MAYILIADDDEMIAEMAADVLISAGHACGWVTDGAQALKLLGWRRPDLILLDQDMPGFSGSEVLRKIRSSASLYDLPVMMFTAMSGAQDEEQALYQGAQDYIRKPFDKKFLVWRVNQVLRARAERPKHRDLKDVMQESTGQYREPGRFDRPVC; encoded by the coding sequence ATGGCCTATATCCTGATTGCCGACGATGACGAGATGATCGCCGAAATGGCAGCCGACGTGCTCATTTCGGCCGGGCACGCCTGCGGTTGGGTCACCGACGGGGCGCAGGCGCTGAAGCTGCTCGGCTGGCGCAGGCCCGATCTCATCCTGCTCGACCAGGACATGCCCGGTTTCAGCGGCAGCGAAGTGCTGCGAAAAATCAGGAGTTCGGCCAGCCTCTACGACCTGCCTGTCATGATGTTCACCGCCATGTCCGGTGCGCAGGACGAGGAGCAGGCGCTGTACCAGGGGGCGCAGGACTACATCCGCAAGCCGTTCGACAAGAAGTTCCTCGTCTGGCGCGTCAACCAGGTGCTGCGCGCCCGGGCGGAGCGACCCAAGCACCGCGACCTCAAGGACGTCATGCAGGAAAGTACGGGCCAGTACCGCGAGCCCGGCCGGTTCGATCGTCCGGTCTGCTAG